One Mucilaginibacter ginkgonis genomic region harbors:
- a CDS encoding SusC/RagA family TonB-linked outer membrane protein: MKKFLLFLFSLSLFVQLTAFGQTRRISGRVTSADDGQSLPGVTVKVAGSNTGVQTDADGYYTLNLNGGTTITFSFIGFVTQTVKVGAANAYNVKLSSDLKQLNEVVVVGYGSESKRTTTGAIASVRSKDIQDRPVTGVDQALQGLTAGVTVTSASGTPGGAVTVRVRGVSTINAGSQPLYVVDGTPIQTGSNSQLGFGNGVTNALNDINPNDIESMDVLKDAAAAAIYGSRASNGVIIITTKRGKVGRTNVDVDYYTGFQQTVKKIPALTGPQYVQLFQEAVTNRYSTLIGTATYPTLAALITNGLGRGNLANDPSTYQTTNWQDQVFRNAPISNYNISVNGGNEKTRFNLTSGYFDQKGIVRGSDYGRFNLRLNLDHSISDKIKVGTSTGYSRSTSNRINNDNNIYGVLSTAILMSPTIPIYNADGTYGKDVYSSVENPVAAYKEPFNLNTAGRLLSNVYGEYKVLPYLTFKTNFAADYQITHERRFLPSTTNAGGGSTNGSGAETYYSDLNLLNENTLNFSKTIGDHSFNVLVGQSWQKDNYETVDAEGTNFPGNGIQRLSAAAVKTVATSGGSSSTLVSFFGRANYNYKQRYILSATLRSDGSSRFADGHRYGYFPAFSGAWVISDEAFMKGIQPVLSTLKLRGSWGKTGNNFVSDFASRTLIGSGFNYNQVAGLAPSQLGDANLTWEKTTSTDLALDFGFLQDRITVSIDAYYRKTNDLLASLPLAAQTGFTGYTTNVGSLQNKGIEIDLTSVNIRKKDFTWTTNFNIAFNRNKILSLANNNTPYASGFASWVEVGSSVGAFRGYQVAGIFQSQAEIDALNAAAKTATGSSTATYQVATTAPGDIKFADLNGDGVVTSADQKILGTSQPQFTGGLNNSLRYKWLDLSFLWQFSYGNKIYNNTRSFAEGMNTIYGQFASTLNRWTPTNTNTDMPRAVYGDPNTNTRVSDRFLENGSYLRLKNVNLGFNLPQSVSDKLHVRKVRIFAAAQNLATITKYKGFDPEVSTFNSTPTSQGTDFLTVPQAKSFTFGVNLGL; encoded by the coding sequence ATGAAGAAATTTTTACTCTTTTTGTTTTCTCTGAGTCTCTTTGTGCAGTTGACTGCATTTGGACAAACGCGGAGAATTTCCGGTAGGGTTACCTCTGCCGATGACGGACAATCTTTACCGGGTGTAACGGTAAAAGTTGCCGGGTCTAACACTGGTGTACAAACCGATGCCGATGGTTACTATACATTAAACCTTAATGGCGGCACCACGATTACTTTTAGTTTCATAGGCTTTGTGACTCAAACTGTCAAGGTTGGAGCCGCAAACGCTTATAATGTTAAACTATCGTCAGACCTCAAGCAACTTAATGAGGTAGTTGTTGTAGGTTACGGTAGTGAGTCTAAAAGAACAACTACAGGCGCAATTGCATCTGTAAGGTCTAAAGACATTCAGGACAGGCCGGTTACCGGTGTAGACCAAGCCCTGCAAGGTCTTACAGCTGGTGTAACAGTTACATCTGCGTCTGGTACTCCCGGTGGTGCAGTAACAGTGCGCGTGCGTGGTGTATCTACAATCAATGCCGGTTCACAGCCGCTTTACGTTGTAGATGGTACCCCTATTCAAACCGGCAGCAATTCACAGCTTGGTTTTGGTAACGGCGTTACTAATGCATTGAACGACATTAATCCAAATGATATCGAGTCAATGGACGTGCTAAAAGATGCTGCTGCAGCTGCAATTTATGGTTCACGTGCATCAAACGGCGTGATCATAATTACTACTAAAAGAGGTAAGGTTGGCCGTACCAATGTTGACGTTGACTACTACACCGGCTTTCAGCAAACGGTTAAAAAGATCCCAGCCCTCACCGGGCCGCAATATGTACAGTTGTTTCAAGAGGCTGTAACAAACCGTTATTCAACGTTAATCGGCACAGCAACTTACCCAACACTTGCGGCATTGATCACTAACGGCTTAGGCCGCGGTAACCTTGCTAATGATCCCAGTACTTACCAAACTACCAACTGGCAAGACCAGGTTTTTAGAAACGCGCCTATCAGCAACTACAACATCTCTGTTAACGGCGGTAATGAAAAAACCCGCTTTAATTTAACCAGTGGATATTTCGATCAAAAAGGTATTGTTCGGGGTTCAGATTATGGCCGCTTTAACTTGCGTTTAAACCTGGACCACAGTATTAGTGACAAAATCAAGGTTGGAACAAGCACAGGCTACAGCAGAAGCACCTCAAACCGTATTAACAACGACAACAATATTTATGGTGTATTAAGTACCGCTATTTTGATGAGCCCAACTATCCCTATCTATAATGCCGATGGCACTTATGGCAAAGATGTGTATAGCTCTGTAGAGAACCCGGTTGCTGCTTATAAAGAACCTTTTAATTTAAACACTGCCGGCCGTTTGCTTTCTAACGTTTATGGCGAGTACAAAGTACTCCCTTATTTAACGTTCAAAACTAATTTCGCAGCGGATTACCAGATCACACATGAGCGCCGTTTCTTACCATCAACAACTAACGCGGGTGGTGGTTCAACCAATGGCTCAGGTGCAGAAACTTATTATTCTGATCTTAATTTATTGAATGAAAATACGTTAAACTTTAGCAAAACTATTGGGGATCATTCATTCAATGTCCTGGTAGGTCAGTCTTGGCAAAAAGATAACTATGAAACCGTTGATGCAGAAGGTACCAACTTTCCGGGTAATGGTATTCAAAGGTTGTCAGCAGCTGCAGTAAAAACTGTTGCCACATCGGGCGGCTCTAGTAGCACGCTTGTCAGCTTCTTTGGCCGTGCTAACTACAACTACAAACAGCGTTATATATTATCTGCTACTCTACGCAGCGACGGTTCATCTCGTTTTGCTGATGGTCACAGGTACGGGTATTTCCCGGCATTTTCTGGTGCATGGGTAATCAGTGACGAAGCGTTTATGAAAGGCATCCAACCCGTTTTGTCAACTTTGAAGTTGCGCGGAAGCTGGGGTAAAACAGGTAACAACTTTGTAAGTGATTTTGCTTCGAGAACATTAATAGGTTCGGGCTTCAATTATAACCAGGTAGCTGGTTTAGCACCATCTCAATTAGGCGACGCAAACCTTACCTGGGAAAAAACAACATCTACAGATTTAGCTTTAGATTTCGGCTTCCTGCAAGACCGTATCACTGTTAGTATTGACGCTTATTACAGAAAAACTAATGACCTGCTTGCGTCACTTCCATTGGCAGCACAAACAGGTTTTACCGGTTATACTACAAACGTAGGTTCATTACAGAACAAGGGTATAGAAATAGATCTTACCTCTGTCAACATCAGGAAGAAAGACTTTACCTGGACAACAAATTTTAACATAGCTTTTAATCGCAATAAGATCCTGTCTTTGGCTAATAACAACACGCCATATGCTTCGGGCTTTGCAAGCTGGGTAGAAGTTGGTTCGTCTGTGGGCGCTTTCCGTGGCTACCAGGTTGCAGGCATTTTCCAAAGCCAGGCAGAAATAGACGCACTTAACGCTGCAGCTAAAACTGCTACAGGCAGTTCTACTGCTACCTACCAGGTGGCAACTACGGCGCCGGGCGATATCAAATTTGCCGACTTAAATGGTGACGGGGTTGTTACCTCTGCAGATCAGAAGATACTTGGAACTTCACAACCACAATTTACAGGTGGTTTAAATAACAGCCTGCGTTACAAATGGTTAGACTTGTCTTTCTTATGGCAGTTTAGCTATGGTAATAAGATATATAACAACACCAGATCTTTTGCAGAAGGTATGAATACTATTTATGGCCAGTTTGCGTCTACGTTGAACCGTTGGACACCAACAAATACTAATACGGACATGCCTAGGGCTGTTTACGGAGACCCTAATACAAATACCCGTGTCTCAGACAGGTTCCTGGAAAATGGTTCATACTTAAGGTTAAAGAATGTAAACTTAGGTTTTAACCTTCCTCAGAGCGTATCTGACAAATTACATGTCAGAAAAGTGAGAATTTTCGCAGCTGCTCAAAATCTTGCAACTATTACTAAATACAAAGGTTTTGATCCAGAGGTAAGTACATTCAACAGCACACCAACATCACAAGGCACAGACTTCTTAACTGTTCCGCAAGCTAAATCATTCACTTTTGGCGTTAACCTTGGATTATAA
- a CDS encoding RagB/SusD family nutrient uptake outer membrane protein, giving the protein MKKKFLYIMLPALLSVTACKKTLDQQPQASLDASTAFTTRQGVEAGIVGVYDGVQSTGYMSLNYLIFPDLYADNITWTGTFPTWSQVFNKTILADNTDINTIWNALYSTINKANNIIAAAPNISDPAFAKDRAIGECETIRAMAYFDLVRMFGGGPTGYNQAGGLGVPLRLKPTLTTADATPVARATEADVYTQVLADLDDAIAKLPTSVGTGRVNKYVAQALKARVQLYRQQWADAEALCTSVIAGPYTLVSGGSYATIYTSRNTSESLWELQYNATDANNIAFYYYPSNLGGRNEVSSATSLRDAFEANDVRKAVNYTTTTPTAKTLKYTQVTPGIDDVMMMRLAEVYLTRAEARAMLGNLPGATADLNVIRVRAGIGNTTAVTQADLLTAIRKERRLELAHEGQRHFDLRRYNQTGIAQTFRNLFPIPQQEVLSSNGVTVQNPGY; this is encoded by the coding sequence ATGAAAAAGAAATTTTTATATATAATGTTGCCCGCCCTGTTATCAGTAACGGCGTGCAAAAAAACGCTTGATCAGCAACCTCAGGCATCGCTTGACGCCAGTACTGCGTTTACTACAAGACAGGGCGTTGAAGCCGGAATTGTAGGTGTGTATGACGGCGTTCAATCAACCGGGTACATGTCATTGAATTATTTGATTTTCCCCGACCTGTATGCCGATAACATTACCTGGACCGGAACTTTCCCAACCTGGTCTCAAGTGTTTAACAAAACAATTTTGGCAGATAACACAGATATCAATACCATCTGGAATGCTTTATATAGCACTATCAATAAGGCAAACAACATAATCGCAGCTGCACCAAATATCAGCGATCCGGCCTTTGCTAAAGACCGTGCAATAGGCGAATGTGAAACTATCCGTGCTATGGCCTACTTTGATTTGGTGCGTATGTTTGGCGGCGGCCCTACAGGCTATAATCAAGCAGGTGGTTTAGGAGTACCATTACGTTTAAAACCAACGTTAACAACTGCTGATGCTACACCTGTAGCACGCGCTACAGAAGCTGACGTATACACACAGGTTTTAGCCGATCTTGATGATGCTATTGCCAAATTGCCTACCAGCGTTGGTACCGGCCGTGTTAATAAATATGTTGCTCAGGCGCTTAAAGCACGCGTTCAATTGTATCGCCAGCAATGGGCTGATGCAGAAGCACTTTGTACTTCGGTTATAGCCGGTCCTTATACATTGGTATCGGGTGGTAGCTATGCTACTATTTACACCAGCAGAAATACAAGCGAGTCGCTTTGGGAACTTCAGTACAATGCTACCGATGCAAATAACATTGCGTTTTATTATTACCCGTCTAATCTAGGTGGCCGTAACGAAGTTAGTTCTGCTACCAGTTTACGTGATGCGTTTGAAGCTAATGATGTGCGTAAAGCGGTTAATTATACAACAACAACGCCTACAGCAAAAACGCTTAAATATACACAGGTTACTCCTGGTATTGACGATGTGATGATGATGCGTTTAGCCGAAGTTTACCTTACACGTGCAGAAGCGCGCGCCATGCTAGGTAATCTTCCGGGTGCCACTGCAGATTTAAACGTTATCCGTGTGCGTGCAGGTATTGGTAACACTACGGCTGTTACACAAGCCGATTTGTTGACTGCGATCAGGAAAGAACGCCGTCTGGAACTTGCCCATGAAGGTCAGCGTCATTTCGACTTACGCCGTTATAATCAAACTGGTATTGCACAAACCTTTAGAAACTTATTCCCAATCCCTCAACAAGAGGTTTTAAGTTCTAACGGCGTTACTGTACAAAACCCG